One window of Falsibacillus pallidus genomic DNA carries:
- the ablB gene encoding putative beta-lysine N-acetyltransferase, translated as MEQISFWHKDIDFGASVYLDEVNKRIRVDEYVGKMSSLLTYLTSQDGTKYEKLIIKSKQEDMKFLLSHGYMMEAMIDNYFNGSPAYFFVKYNTAERQHDPFWEEEEKIVQQVLDSEVKPIAKLMDLSINIRKAELSDSESLSNLYKKVFAIYPVPIHDPEYVKKSMMDGTIFYCAEKNGQLISAASAEINQFYHNAELTDCATDPDYRKGGLMKYILAALEEELRNKQIFCSYTIARSLSFGMNMAFYQLGYEYRGRLKNNCYIYDKLEDMNVWEKNLSTAGFSAGT; from the coding sequence ATGGAGCAGATTTCATTCTGGCATAAAGACATAGATTTTGGTGCATCCGTTTACTTGGATGAAGTGAATAAAAGGATTCGTGTTGATGAGTATGTCGGAAAAATGTCTTCACTTTTGACATACCTAACCTCGCAGGATGGGACCAAATATGAAAAATTGATCATTAAATCAAAGCAGGAAGACATGAAGTTTTTGTTATCTCATGGATATATGATGGAAGCTATGATAGATAACTACTTTAATGGAAGTCCTGCTTATTTTTTTGTGAAATATAATACTGCAGAAAGGCAGCACGACCCTTTTTGGGAAGAAGAGGAGAAAATCGTCCAGCAAGTCCTCGATTCAGAAGTGAAGCCTATAGCCAAATTAATGGATTTGTCCATCAATATCAGAAAAGCTGAACTGTCAGACTCAGAATCCCTTTCAAATTTATATAAAAAGGTTTTTGCCATTTATCCTGTTCCGATTCATGATCCCGAATACGTGAAAAAGTCCATGATGGATGGCACAATCTTTTACTGCGCTGAAAAAAACGGCCAGCTCATTAGTGCAGCATCAGCTGAAATCAACCAGTTTTATCATAATGCGGAGCTTACCGATTGTGCCACCGACCCCGATTATCGGAAAGGTGGCCTGATGAAGTACATCTTAGCTGCCTTGGAGGAAGAACTGAGGAATAAACAGATATTCTGCAGCTACACGATTGCCAGGTCCTTATCCTTTGGGATGAATATGGCATTCTATCAGCTTGGGTATGAATATAGAGGGAGACTGAAAAATAACTGCTATATCTATGACAAGCTTGAAGATATGAATGTATGGGAGAAAAACTTAAGCACTGCCGGATTTTCGGCAGGAACATGA
- a CDS encoding sigma-54 interaction domain-containing protein, with amino-acid sequence METSWHGIFQSIINGIDEGIHAIDITGNTIFYNEIAAANDGVRAEEVIGKHIFEVFPTLSEDSSTLLKVIKTGQTIKDVPQSYENIHGTRIETVNTTFPLYINEKLIGAVEIAKDYTKLKKMAEQLLELQTIKKNGRIAIAPSSNRLYTFSDIITSDPYFQQQIHMAQKASWSDSPILVYGESGVGKELFVQSIHQASNRSNRPFIAQNCASLPETLLDSILFGTSKGSYTGAVEKPGLFELANGGTIFLDELHAMPLELQAKLLRVLEEKKIRRLGSAKTIDIDVRVMAAMNIEPHDGMEEGKLRPDLYYRLNVLSFFLPPLRERKEDIKILSKAFIDFFNSSLTKSISRIDDGLEKKFLNYNWPGNVRELKHTIEYMMNFAETSILFEKDLPPTFHKGNHTVTMERQELPPLNQYLQEAEKEYIKKALDKGEHNISKTAELLGIPRQTLQYKIKKYQMK; translated from the coding sequence ATGGAGACAAGCTGGCACGGAATATTCCAATCGATCATAAATGGCATTGATGAAGGGATCCACGCTATCGATATTACAGGCAATACAATATTTTATAACGAAATTGCTGCTGCAAATGATGGGGTGCGGGCAGAAGAAGTAATCGGAAAACACATATTTGAAGTATTCCCCACTTTATCTGAGGATTCCAGCACATTGTTAAAGGTCATTAAAACGGGTCAGACAATAAAAGATGTGCCGCAATCATATGAAAATATCCATGGAACAAGAATAGAAACCGTCAATACGACATTTCCTTTATATATAAATGAAAAACTGATCGGCGCCGTTGAAATTGCAAAAGATTATACGAAGCTGAAGAAGATGGCTGAACAGCTGTTAGAGCTTCAGACTATAAAAAAGAATGGACGTATAGCAATCGCCCCATCCTCCAATAGGCTCTATACATTTAGTGATATCATCACCAGTGATCCTTATTTTCAACAACAGATACATATGGCGCAAAAGGCATCTTGGTCAGACTCCCCCATATTGGTTTATGGGGAAAGTGGTGTTGGAAAGGAATTGTTCGTGCAATCCATCCATCAAGCATCAAACCGTTCAAATAGACCATTTATCGCGCAAAACTGTGCTTCCTTGCCGGAAACATTGCTTGACAGCATTCTTTTTGGTACTTCTAAAGGAAGCTATACCGGTGCTGTAGAAAAACCTGGATTATTTGAACTGGCTAATGGAGGAACGATTTTTTTAGATGAATTGCACGCCATGCCGCTGGAATTGCAGGCAAAACTGCTCCGTGTGCTGGAAGAAAAGAAAATACGCAGGCTTGGTTCAGCCAAAACGATTGATATTGATGTCAGAGTAATGGCGGCAATGAACATTGAGCCCCATGATGGCATGGAAGAAGGGAAACTCAGGCCCGATCTCTATTATCGTTTGAATGTCCTTTCATTTTTTCTTCCTCCGCTCCGTGAACGAAAAGAAGATATTAAAATACTTTCAAAGGCCTTTATCGATTTTTTTAATTCTTCTTTGACTAAATCAATCAGTCGAATAGACGATGGGCTCGAAAAGAAATTCCTCAATTATAATTGGCCAGGGAATGTCCGCGAATTGAAACATACGATAGAATACATGATGAATTTTGCAGAGACAAGTATATTGTTTGAAAAGGATTTGCCTCCAACATTCCATAAAGGGAATCACACTGTGACAATGGAGAGGCAAGAGCTGCCCCCATTAAATCAATACTTGCAGGAAGCTGAAAAAGAGTACATTAAGAAGGCGCTCGACAAGGGGGAACATAATATTTCTAAGACAGCAGAACTATTAGGTATTCCCCGTCAGACTCTTCAGTACAAAATAAAAAAATATCAAATGAAATAA
- the ablA gene encoding lysine 2,3-aminomutase, with product MKFNLFKPKRHWKDIELWKDVTEEQWNDWLWQLTNTIRTLDDLKKVVNLTEDEEEGVKISTKTIPLNITPYYASLMDPDDVRCPIRMQSVPVSNELHKTKYDLEDPLHEDEDSPVPGLTHRYPDRVLFLVTNQCSMYCRYCTRRRFSGQIGMGVPKKQLDAAISYIRDTPQVRDVLISGGDGLLINDQILEYVLKNLREIDHVEIIRIGTRAPVVFPQRITENLCNILKKYHPIWLNTHFNTSIEITEESKKACEMLANAGVPVGNQSVILAGINDSVAIMKKLMHDLVKIRVRPYYIYQCDLSEGIGHFRAPVSKGLEIIEGLRGHTSGYAVPTFVVDAPGGGGKISLQPNYLISQSADKVVLRNFEGVITTYPEPENYTPGLADDYFRGIYPEMDEYESTAGIAGLMKDKAMTLIPEGINRIHRRKAYVENPEHSSLKDYREKRDVLKDKKYKAQMAKMDHKEKPANE from the coding sequence ATGAAATTCAATTTATTTAAACCAAAGAGGCATTGGAAAGATATTGAATTATGGAAGGATGTTACGGAGGAGCAGTGGAATGATTGGCTATGGCAGCTGACCAATACCATCCGCACACTGGATGACTTAAAAAAAGTTGTGAATTTGACTGAAGATGAGGAAGAAGGCGTAAAGATTTCAACCAAAACAATTCCGTTGAACATTACCCCTTATTATGCCTCATTGATGGATCCGGATGATGTCAGGTGTCCAATCAGGATGCAGTCTGTCCCGGTATCCAATGAACTTCACAAGACAAAATACGATTTGGAAGATCCGCTGCATGAAGATGAGGATTCACCTGTCCCTGGATTGACACATAGGTATCCAGACAGAGTCCTGTTTCTTGTAACCAATCAATGCTCAATGTATTGCCGCTATTGCACCAGGAGAAGATTTTCCGGACAGATTGGAATGGGGGTTCCTAAAAAACAGCTGGATGCGGCCATCTCTTATATAAGGGATACACCTCAGGTCAGGGACGTCCTTATTTCAGGAGGAGACGGACTTTTGATCAATGATCAAATTCTTGAATATGTATTGAAGAATTTGAGAGAAATCGATCATGTTGAAATTATCAGGATCGGTACACGCGCTCCGGTCGTCTTCCCGCAGAGAATCACAGAAAATCTCTGTAATATCCTGAAAAAATATCATCCTATTTGGCTCAATACACACTTCAATACTTCTATTGAGATAACAGAAGAGTCGAAAAAGGCATGTGAAATGCTCGCAAATGCAGGAGTGCCGGTAGGCAACCAATCTGTTATCCTTGCCGGCATCAATGACAGCGTTGCCATCATGAAAAAACTTATGCATGATCTGGTTAAAATCAGAGTGCGTCCATACTACATCTATCAATGTGATTTATCCGAAGGAATCGGTCATTTTCGGGCACCGGTTTCGAAAGGCCTTGAAATCATTGAGGGGCTCAGGGGTCATACGTCCGGGTATGCAGTACCGACTTTCGTGGTAGATGCACCTGGAGGGGGAGGGAAAATCTCACTTCAGCCAAACTATTTGATTTCCCAAAGTGCTGATAAAGTGGTTTTGAGGAATTTTGAAGGTGTCATTACAACTTATCCGGAACCAGAAAATTATACTCCGGGGCTGGCGGATGATTATTTTAGGGGGATTTACCCGGAAATGGATGAATACGAATCAACAGCCGGCATTGCAGGATTGATGAAAGACAAGGCAATGACACTCATACCTGAAGGGATAAACCGAATTCATCGCAGAAAGGCGTATGTAGAGAATCCGGAGCATTCATCATTGAAAGATTATCGCGAGAAAAGAGATGTGTTGAAGGACAAGAAATACAAAGCACAGATGGCAAAAATGGATCATAAGGAGAAGCCTGCGAATGAGTGA
- a CDS encoding YokU family protein, translating to MSEKLSCEWCGSGDVKMEKRSVYWELPEGTRAVEIKETPTACCVSCGMEYQKEAMVKEIEDQLFLIDRSKLGKTVLYEELMKMPRLLKRNYFDFTQ from the coding sequence ATGAGTGAAAAATTATCCTGTGAGTGGTGCGGAAGCGGCGATGTGAAAATGGAAAAAAGATCTGTTTATTGGGAACTGCCGGAAGGAACGAGGGCAGTTGAAATAAAGGAGACACCCACTGCATGCTGCGTCTCATGCGGAATGGAATATCAAAAGGAAGCAATGGTCAAAGAAATTGAGGATCAATTGTTCCTGATTGATCGGTCGAAGCTCGGAAAAACAGTATTGTATGAAGAATTAATGAAGATGCCTAGACTCCTAAAAAGGAACTATTTCGATTTTACGCAGTGA
- a CDS encoding YozE family protein gives MNKSFYHFLLKYRHPEPKDDISVFANDAYDDHAFPKGSKDYHELSGYLELNGQYLKSMSIFDEAWELYILSES, from the coding sequence ATGAATAAATCATTTTATCATTTTTTACTGAAATACAGGCATCCTGAACCGAAGGATGATATCTCTGTTTTTGCAAATGATGCATACGATGACCATGCATTCCCAAAAGGGTCAAAGGATTACCATGAATTAAGCGGCTATTTGGAGTTGAATGGCCAATATCTTAAATCCATGTCCATCTTTGACGAAGCTTGGGAATTGTATATCCTTTCAGAGTCATGA
- a CDS encoding YozD family protein has protein sequence MREIEVYIDTEEIAEFFLHQLVKRGFVPTEEELEEIADITFDYLIEKCIIDEEEEIG, from the coding sequence ATGCGGGAAATTGAAGTGTATATTGATACAGAAGAAATTGCAGAATTCTTCCTTCATCAACTTGTAAAGAGGGGCTTTGTCCCTACAGAAGAGGAACTGGAAGAGATTGCAGATATTACGTTCGATTACTTGATTGAAAAGTGCATCATAGATGAAGAGGAAGAAATTGGATAA
- a CDS encoding YodL domain-containing protein, with amino-acid sequence MEKLKIRRALEKEMDLTLFQTPEYGQEKGYSQVYRTIISSRSHEEALNYLFKKFSVPDLMPKEFEGRFMGTGDIVLIDEYRGGQHYFQLKSGGWKKINRVHLR; translated from the coding sequence ATGGAAAAGTTGAAGATCCGGAGGGCATTGGAAAAGGAAATGGATTTAACATTGTTTCAAACACCGGAATACGGACAGGAAAAAGGGTACAGCCAAGTATACAGGACAATTATTTCATCCAGAAGCCATGAAGAAGCATTAAATTACTTGTTTAAAAAATTCAGTGTGCCTGATTTGATGCCAAAGGAATTTGAAGGACGTTTCATGGGGACGGGAGATATAGTATTAATTGATGAATATAGGGGTGGACAGCATTACTTTCAATTGAAATCAGGCGGATGGAAGAAGATAAACCGCGTTCATTTGCGTTAA
- the deoD gene encoding purine-nucleoside phosphorylase yields the protein MSIHIGAKENEIAETVLLPGDPLRAKYIAETFLEGAVCYNEVRNMFGYTGTYKGHRISVQGTGMGVPSISIYINELMQSYNVQNLIRVGTCGAIQKDVKVRDVILAMTSSTDSQMNRLTFGGIDYSPTANFDLLKRAYDSGVEKGLNLKVGNVFTADMFYNDNADHEKWAQYGILALEMETSALYTLAAKYGRNALSVLTVSDHIITGEETTSQERQTTFNDMIEVALEAAIK from the coding sequence ATGAGTATACATATTGGTGCAAAAGAAAATGAAATTGCGGAAACGGTCCTGCTTCCAGGGGATCCTTTACGTGCAAAATACATTGCTGAGACTTTCCTTGAAGGAGCAGTCTGCTACAATGAAGTCCGCAATATGTTTGGATATACTGGAACATATAAGGGCCATCGCATTTCTGTTCAAGGCACAGGAATGGGTGTACCGTCCATTTCCATTTATATCAACGAATTAATGCAGAGTTATAATGTGCAAAATCTAATCCGTGTAGGTACTTGCGGAGCAATCCAAAAAGATGTTAAGGTCAGAGACGTCATTTTGGCGATGACATCCTCTACAGATTCTCAAATGAACCGTTTGACATTTGGAGGAATTGATTATTCTCCTACAGCTAACTTCGACTTGTTGAAGCGTGCATACGATTCAGGTGTCGAAAAAGGCTTGAACCTGAAAGTGGGTAATGTATTCACTGCAGATATGTTCTATAACGATAATGCAGACCATGAAAAATGGGCGCAATATGGAATTTTAGCATTAGAAATGGAAACTTCAGCCCTTTATACTCTTGCAGCTAAATACGGCAGAAATGCTCTTTCTGTCTTGACTGTCAGCGATCACATCATCACAGGGGAAGAAACGACTTCCCAGGAAAGACAAACAACTTTCAATGATATGATTGAAGTGGCATTAGAAGCAGCGATTAAGTAA
- a CDS encoding D-alanyl-D-alanine carboxypeptidase family protein, whose translation MKRIIMLTSAAVLLSGCSVPYLDKLTGEHSAEPQESPATQTNSSQNQNAPSDGSGEEQNQKDNQEVPTGLVLNEEQFNDIKEVDGKKIIQNSSNVLALVNKEYTLPSDYIPADLVRPHVAFSFGGQDIEKSHMRAEAASHLEKMFSGAKKEGIELYAASGYRSYSRQDALLKAEIKSVGEEKAVQAVAIPGESEHQSGLAMDITCKGENMLLTEHFEQTVEGKWLREHAHEYGFILRYPKGKESITGYEYEPWHFRYVGEKAAAEIYSHNWTLEEYFQHVKKV comes from the coding sequence ATGAAACGCATAATTATGTTGACTTCAGCTGCAGTGCTTCTAAGCGGATGCAGCGTACCTTACTTGGACAAGCTTACGGGAGAGCATTCAGCAGAACCACAGGAAAGTCCAGCAACCCAAACAAATTCAAGTCAAAATCAAAATGCACCTTCAGACGGATCTGGAGAAGAACAAAATCAAAAGGACAATCAAGAGGTGCCGACTGGCCTGGTCCTGAATGAAGAACAATTTAACGATATCAAAGAAGTAGATGGAAAGAAGATCATTCAAAATTCTTCCAATGTTCTAGCGTTGGTGAACAAGGAATACACCCTTCCTTCCGATTATATTCCAGCAGATCTTGTTCGCCCGCATGTTGCCTTTTCATTCGGCGGGCAAGATATAGAAAAAAGCCATATGAGAGCAGAGGCAGCTTCACACTTAGAAAAAATGTTCTCTGGTGCCAAAAAAGAAGGCATAGAATTGTATGCTGCATCAGGATACCGTTCCTACAGCAGGCAGGATGCACTCTTAAAAGCAGAGATTAAAAGCGTCGGGGAAGAAAAAGCAGTACAGGCTGTAGCCATCCCTGGAGAAAGCGAGCATCAGTCAGGTCTTGCGATGGATATTACATGCAAGGGAGAAAATATGCTCCTTACTGAACATTTTGAACAGACAGTTGAAGGGAAATGGCTAAGGGAGCATGCACATGAATATGGTTTTATCCTTCGCTATCCCAAAGGAAAAGAGTCTATTACAGGCTATGAGTATGAACCATGGCATTTCCGTTATGTAGGGGAAAAAGCGGCAGCCGAAATTTATTCCCACAATTGGACGCTTGAAGAATATTTCCAGCATGTAAAGAAAGTATAA
- a CDS encoding YitT family protein — protein MTNIRKILLLLSGSLFIAFGINGFFVPHQLLDGGMIGVGLIMHYVFHVQPGLSMIVLSLPLYIIAWFTYRPLFFNSLHGMLLSSFLIDLLLPVSYWVRFPIIISAIIGGVCVGLGIGLLLWAEAASGGVDLLAQIIGRKKGWNVGLIIFTMDAAIITTGAFLIGKDAFLYSLLAVSTVGCVTSIMSMKLQ, from the coding sequence ATGACGAACATTCGAAAAATACTCCTTTTATTATCGGGCAGTTTATTTATAGCATTCGGGATTAATGGTTTTTTCGTCCCGCATCAGCTTTTGGATGGCGGGATGATCGGAGTGGGATTGATCATGCACTACGTTTTTCATGTTCAGCCTGGGCTCAGCATGATTGTTCTAAGCCTTCCGTTATACATCATCGCATGGTTTACATATCGTCCTTTGTTTTTTAACAGCCTCCACGGAATGCTGCTTTCATCTTTCTTGATTGATTTATTGTTGCCCGTTTCATACTGGGTAAGATTCCCCATAATCATTAGTGCAATTATCGGTGGGGTTTGTGTAGGACTAGGCATTGGGCTGCTGTTATGGGCAGAGGCAGCATCAGGAGGCGTTGACCTGCTCGCACAGATAATCGGTAGGAAAAAGGGCTGGAATGTAGGTTTGATCATCTTTACCATGGACGCAGCCATCATAACAACTGGTGCTTTTCTTATAGGAAAAGATGCATTTCTATACTCATTGCTGGCCGTTTCCACTGTAGGATGTGTTACCTCAATAATGTCGATGAAATTGCAGTAA
- a CDS encoding S41 family peptidase, protein MENEKKEVEPTQENHSGYIKMRKFSFVMLMFFLVFATAGITTFALAFGDEKAVNVGVPERTEFKKLYDTYDELKKDYYKDIDQDKLVNGAINGMIESLDDPYSDYMTKEEAEKFHESISSSFQGIGAEIQEKDGNIVVVSPIKGSPAEKAGIKPNDIILAVDGKSIHGMSATDAVMLIRGKKGTDVTLTVQKAGSDEPTEIKITRDDIPLNTVNAEMMDNGIAKVQITSFSENTYKELQDALADMEKQGMKGLVIDLRQNPGGLLDQAIKISNLFVPEGKLILQVEDRNGKREKIAAEGGKKIDVPVSVLIDGGSASASEIFAAAVSQSANIPLVGEKSFGKGTVQTASDFNDGSNIKFTTAKWLTPNGDWIHTKGIKPDVEAKLPDYANLPYLNPDKELKKEMVSSEVKAAEEMLKAIGLDPGKVDGYFDENTENAVKKFQENNKLSADGILKGESTMDLMEKVREKILQNDTQVKKAVEVLQKEKK, encoded by the coding sequence ATGGAAAATGAAAAAAAGGAAGTTGAACCAACCCAAGAAAACCACTCGGGTTATATAAAAATGCGGAAATTTTCCTTTGTCATGCTAATGTTTTTTCTTGTTTTTGCAACGGCGGGCATAACAACATTCGCATTGGCATTTGGTGATGAAAAAGCAGTAAATGTTGGGGTGCCGGAGAGAACGGAATTTAAAAAACTATATGACACATACGATGAATTGAAAAAGGACTATTACAAAGACATTGATCAGGATAAATTAGTGAATGGCGCTATTAACGGGATGATTGAATCCTTGGATGATCCCTATTCTGATTATATGACAAAAGAAGAAGCGGAGAAGTTCCATGAAAGCATTTCTTCCTCATTTCAGGGAATTGGAGCTGAAATTCAAGAGAAGGATGGAAATATTGTAGTTGTTTCTCCAATTAAAGGCTCTCCTGCTGAAAAAGCTGGCATCAAGCCGAACGACATCATCCTGGCAGTGGACGGGAAATCCATTCATGGTATGAGTGCCACAGATGCAGTCATGCTGATTCGCGGCAAGAAAGGTACAGACGTTACATTAACTGTACAAAAGGCAGGAAGCGATGAACCTACAGAAATAAAAATTACAAGGGATGATATCCCATTAAATACAGTGAATGCAGAAATGATGGATAACGGCATTGCCAAAGTCCAGATCACAAGCTTCTCTGAAAATACTTATAAAGAATTGCAGGATGCCCTTGCAGATATGGAAAAGCAGGGAATGAAGGGACTAGTCATAGACTTAAGGCAAAATCCGGGAGGTCTATTGGATCAAGCGATCAAAATCTCCAACCTTTTCGTTCCGGAAGGCAAGTTGATCCTGCAAGTGGAAGACAGAAATGGAAAAAGGGAAAAAATCGCTGCTGAAGGCGGAAAGAAAATCGATGTCCCTGTCTCCGTCCTTATCGATGGAGGAAGTGCAAGTGCATCAGAAATATTTGCAGCTGCTGTCAGTCAATCTGCAAACATTCCGTTGGTTGGGGAAAAGTCATTTGGAAAAGGAACAGTTCAGACTGCTTCCGATTTCAATGATGGCTCCAATATTAAATTCACCACAGCTAAATGGCTGACACCAAACGGTGATTGGATCCATACGAAAGGCATCAAGCCTGACGTGGAAGCAAAGCTGCCGGATTACGCTAATCTGCCATATCTGAATCCAGATAAGGAATTGAAAAAAGAGATGGTCTCAAGCGAAGTAAAAGCAGCTGAGGAAATGCTCAAGGCAATTGGACTTGATCCTGGAAAAGTAGATGGCTACTTTGATGAAAACACTGAAAATGCAGTGAAGAAGTTCCAGGAAAATAATAAATTGTCTGCTGATGGGATCCTAAAAGGCGAGTCGACGATGGACCTCATGGAAAAGGTTCGCGAAAAGATCCTCCAAAACGATACCCAAGTGAAAAAAGCAGTTGAAGTTTTGCAAAAAGAAAAGAAATAA
- a CDS encoding LCP family protein yields MRKVYLILILIGLASLYTAWKPGLINFGEKEAGADKLDEQKNTFVKIPTILEDSTILPQKKEPITILILGSDQRNEEAARSDSIMLTRYDPERNQMKVVSIMRDSYMNIPGYGYSKINHAYSWGGKDLMKETIEKNFGIKINHVALINFEGFTKLIDELIPEGIKVNVSPEMIKYFHWNMNPGEHNLHSQELLQYVRFRHDGNNDFGRVDRQQEVISKIKDKVMEKMQKGKGVSTMLSMIRSGKEVVETDISFPNMIEYGMNIMLHPIQDVQSLRIPVNKSFNDKMTDHAGLVLQYDEKLNKAALQQFLGTDSLADAK; encoded by the coding sequence ATGCGCAAGGTCTATCTGATTTTAATATTGATCGGACTAGCCAGCCTGTATACGGCTTGGAAACCTGGACTCATCAACTTTGGGGAAAAGGAAGCCGGAGCTGACAAGCTCGATGAACAGAAGAATACATTCGTAAAAATCCCGACAATCCTTGAAGATTCAACCATACTGCCTCAAAAAAAAGAACCGATTACGATTCTTATATTAGGATCAGACCAGCGGAATGAAGAAGCCGCGAGATCCGATAGTATCATGCTAACCCGCTATGATCCTGAACGTAATCAAATGAAAGTTGTTTCAATCATGCGTGATTCCTATATGAATATCCCCGGCTACGGCTACAGTAAAATCAACCATGCTTATTCTTGGGGCGGAAAAGACCTAATGAAAGAAACCATTGAAAAAAACTTCGGCATAAAAATAAACCATGTTGCCTTGATTAATTTTGAGGGATTCACCAAACTTATTGATGAATTAATACCTGAAGGAATCAAAGTAAATGTTTCACCTGAAATGATAAAATATTTTCACTGGAACATGAACCCGGGGGAGCACAATCTCCATAGCCAGGAGCTGCTTCAATATGTAAGGTTCCGACACGATGGAAACAATGATTTTGGAAGGGTCGACAGGCAGCAGGAAGTCATCAGTAAAATAAAGGATAAAGTAATGGAAAAGATGCAAAAAGGGAAAGGAGTCTCCACCATGCTTTCCATGATCAGGAGCGGGAAAGAAGTAGTTGAAACGGATATTTCCTTCCCTAATATGATCGAATATGGTATGAATATCATGCTCCATCCCATTCAAGATGTTCAATCACTTCGCATTCCAGTGAATAAAAGCTTCAATGATAAAATGACAGATCATGCAGGGCTCGTGCTGCAATATGATGAAAAATTGAACAAAGCAGCACTTCAACAATTTCTGGGAACTGATTCATTGGCTGATGCTAAGTGA
- a CDS encoding class I SAM-dependent methyltransferase, with amino-acid sequence MEFTGERVIPEKMKITNGLLLEHIARYHFAMHYAKGRVLDLACGAGYGSSIVAKAKKKEISELLAVDISVETIQYAKQHYYHPLVKYEKGDAEDPDLPNKIGLFDMIMSFETLEHLEDEQAFMTNLFHLLKPNGTLVISTPFGTGRGYPTNEPFHIHQLNEDEFGSLFNEYSSKQFYFQKGVLVEPKRDGIHYPIGIAVCTK; translated from the coding sequence ATGGAGTTTACAGGAGAACGAGTCATTCCGGAAAAAATGAAAATCACTAACGGACTTTTGTTGGAGCATATTGCACGATATCACTTTGCTATGCACTATGCAAAAGGAAGGGTGCTTGATTTGGCTTGCGGAGCCGGGTATGGATCTTCCATTGTAGCAAAAGCCAAAAAGAAAGAGATATCTGAATTACTGGCTGTGGATATTTCAGTTGAAACAATTCAATATGCTAAGCAGCACTATTATCATCCTTTAGTCAAATATGAAAAAGGAGATGCTGAAGATCCTGATTTACCAAATAAAATTGGCCTCTTCGATATGATTATGAGTTTCGAAACCCTTGAACATCTAGAGGACGAACAAGCATTCATGACGAATTTATTTCACTTGCTTAAACCAAATGGCACTCTCGTTATTTCTACACCGTTTGGAACAGGCAGAGGATATCCAACCAATGAACCTTTCCACATACATCAACTAAATGAAGATGAATTTGGCAGTCTTTTTAATGAGTATTCCAGTAAACAATTTTATTTTCAAAAAGGGGTTCTCGTTGAACCGAAACGAGATGGCATCCACTACCCTATTGGAATTGCCGTTTGCACTAAATAA